One Halictus rubicundus isolate RS-2024b chromosome 10, iyHalRubi1_principal, whole genome shotgun sequence genomic window carries:
- the P53 gene encoding p53 isoform X1: protein MTNTNGFSDSQESALLDDEAFSELQREIGSNTLPLLTGTMIEDDIDVKFDIVETYNEEKYDINNLTQKYIEGKQMKTEESPEYYPASEPTTPVREEFPGCYNFQFSLANQESTKHRVYSPSLRKVFINMDETLPLRFFWDPSDDGLYLRTTMVFSLDQYASDPVRRCHNHMALNNTNNRDYDPRVIKHVVRCLDLSSMYEERNEHLSVLTPLRTPQPGSQYVPMNFKFLCKNSCPSGMNRRPTDLIFTLEDHKRTVLGRRILSVRVCSCPKRDKKKEESEITDSQPDIKKRKLCLPVAKKVMPSCDTHVFNVQLKIIGKENYLAVLKYAYDIMAGQAARTGQYEFFKPYMDDILHETP from the exons ATGACTAATACAAACGGATTTTCAGACTCACAAGAATCTGCATTACTCGACGACGAAGCATTTTCGGAGTTGCAGAGAGAAAT CGGAAGCAATACTTTGCCATTATTAACAGGGACTATGATAGAAGACGATATCGATGTAAAATTCGACATTGTAGAAACATACAACGAAGAAAAATATGATATAAACAATTTAACACAaaaatacatagaagggaaaCAAATGAAGACTGAAGAATCTCCGGAATATTATCCGGCATCGGAACCGACAACTCCAGTAAGGGAAGAATTTCCTGGGTGTTACAATTTCCAGTTTTCATTAGCCAATCAGGAATCTACCAAACATCGGGTT TATTCTCCATCATTGAGAAAAGTATTCATCAACATGGATGAAACACTGCCATTACGTTTTTTTTGGGATCCATCTGATGATGGTTTATATTTGCGCACTACTATGGTTTTCAGTTTAGATCAATATGCGAGCGATCCAGTCAGAAGGTGTCATAATCATATGGCATTAAACAATACAAACAATCGAGATTATGATCCAAGAGTAATCAAACATGTCGTTCGTTGTCTGGATCTTTCGAGCATGTACGAAGAAAGAAATGAGCATTTGTCTGTACTGACTCCTCTTCGTACACCTCAACCCGGGTCACAATATGTCCcaatgaattttaaatttttatgtaaGAACAGTTGTCCATCCGGCATGAATCGCAGACCGACAGATTTAATTTTTACTTTGGAGGACCATAAGAGAACAGTACTGGGCAGGCGCATACTTTCTGTCAGGGTTTGCAGTTGTCCAAAAAGAGACAAAAAGAAGGAGGAATCAGAGATTACAGACTCACAACCTGACATTAAAAAAAGGAAGCTTTGTTTACCTGTTGCTAAAAAGGTAATGCCATCTTGTGATACGCATGTCTTTAatgttcaattaaaaataattggaaaagAGAACTATTTAGCGGTATTAAAGTATGCGTATGACATCATGGCCGGCCAAGCCGCGCGAACTGGCCAGtacgaattttttaaaccatatATGGATGACATATTGCACGAAACTCcataa
- the LOC143358067 gene encoding uncharacterized protein LOC143358067: protein MSITPSPELLTEAAGVQVFVTPLLDEKCRSNVASITRKICVKLQNVKEAKACGFHLTKSKWDPYPWVSCVDTGSLADAGGLRAGDCLVNIDGQDLIGLKIKDVATFIHQHQKQNINLFVWRYINEEDEKAEAGVAIKGPLPDIANKLVNAVSGVVKALECPICLESSTPPVSQCVHGHIICVGCRPRTSRCPVCRVRLGQGRCLLADKLHKVFRDAFQITDDPCNNIEYQGWTLQDRLFGKSNRKIGSTDKSKSNGAILKARHTLLSKLFFGGVEKAASADNLATVSKEVFNTTEASTNSLKFKDRLRLCDRTKSASTGELSKETMKDVINESLQTDATDRISSAAGRMSSTASLMSSMPPRPVWKDSVESVSSTQIVCPFRRQSGCRDVITPDLVLEHLSRVHEVPHVHFYSVPVQIPLPLPFGTNAVYILHYAGELFFLQYEEEALWISCATGSNSWEWVLHAQGENSTEIRMRRSVASLEIPTIVSPQHIAPLPNSLSLRTLGIQLNEYGTREQLGV, encoded by the exons ATGTCTATTACACCTAGTCCAGAATTGTTGACCGAAGCAGCAGGTGTACAAGTATTCGTAACACCTTTATTAGACGAAAAATGTCGATCAAACGTAGCGTCGatcacgagaaaaatttgtgTGAAGTTACAAAATGTTAAGGAAGCCAAAGCTTGTGGATTCCATCTCACAAAATCAAAATGGGATCCTTATCCTTGGGTGAGCTGCGTCGATACCGGAAGCCTCGCGGATGCAGGCGGTCTTAG AGCTGGTGATTGTTTAGTGAATATCGATGggcaggatttaataggattaaaaataaaagacgtTGCAACATTCATTCACCAGCatcaaaaacaaaatataaatctGTTTGTTTGGAGATATATTAACGAAGAAGACGAAAAAGCAGAAGCAGGAGTAGCTATAAAGGGACCTCTGCCTGACATAGCAAATAAACTCGTAAATGCAGTGTCTGGAGTT GTGAAGGCTCTAGAATGTCCAATTTGTTTGGAGAGTTCAACGCCCCCAGTCTCTCAATGCGTTCACGGGCATATTATTTGTGTAGGATGCAGGCCAAGGACATCTCGTTGCCCAGTTTGCCGAGTCAGATTAGGTCAAGGTAGATGCTTGCTCGCGGACAAACTTCACAAGGTATTTCGAGACGCTTTTCAGATAACAGACGATCCCTGCAATAATATAGAATACCAAGGTTGGACCCTTCAAGATCGGCTCTTTGGCAAAAGTAACAGAAAAATTGGGTCAACGGACAAATCGAAGAGTAATGGCGCGATTTTGAAAGCGCGTCACACGCTATTGTCTAAATTATTCTTTGGCGGAGTAGAGAAAGCTGCTTCGGCGGACAATTTGGCAACAGTTTCCAAAGAAGTATTCAACACAACCGAAGCGTCGACCAACAGTTTGAAATTCAAGGATCGTTTGAGATTGTGCGATCGTACAAAGTCTGCGAGCACAGGAGAATTATcgaaagaaacgatgaaagatGTCATCAACGAGTCTTTGCAAACCGATGCTACGGATAGAATATCAAGCGCTGCCGGCAGAATGTCTAGTACTGCCAGTTTAATGTCCAGCATGCCTCCGAGACCCGTTTGGAAAGATTCCGTGGAGTCTGTGTCTTCTACACAAATAGTATGTCCTTTCCGAAGGCAAAGTGGCTGTAGAGATGTTATTACACCTGACTTGGTGTTGGAACACTTGAGTAGAGTTCACGAAGTTCCACACGTTCATTTCTATTCTGTTCCTGTACAGATTCCGTTGCCACTTCCATTTGGTACTAATGCTGTTTACATATTACATTATGCTGGCGAACTTTTTTTCTTGCAG TACGAAGAGGAAGCTCTCTGGATCTCGTGCGCGACGGGATCAAATTCCTGGGAATGGGTTCTGCATGCTCAAGGAGAAAACAGTACCGAAATAAGGATGCGACGAAGTGTAGCAAGCCTCGAAATTCCCACCATCGTGTCGCCACAACATATTGCACCGCTACCAAACTCATTATCATTGCGCACATTAGGCATTCAATTGAATGAGTACGGCACGCGTGAACAGTTAGGCGTGTAA
- the P53 gene encoding p53 isoform X2, with protein sequence MIEDDIDVKFDIVETYNEEKYDINNLTQKYIEGKQMKTEESPEYYPASEPTTPVREEFPGCYNFQFSLANQESTKHRVYSPSLRKVFINMDETLPLRFFWDPSDDGLYLRTTMVFSLDQYASDPVRRCHNHMALNNTNNRDYDPRVIKHVVRCLDLSSMYEERNEHLSVLTPLRTPQPGSQYVPMNFKFLCKNSCPSGMNRRPTDLIFTLEDHKRTVLGRRILSVRVCSCPKRDKKKEESEITDSQPDIKKRKLCLPVAKKVMPSCDTHVFNVQLKIIGKENYLAVLKYAYDIMAGQAARTGQYEFFKPYMDDILHETP encoded by the exons ATGATAGAAGACGATATCGATGTAAAATTCGACATTGTAGAAACATACAACGAAGAAAAATATGATATAAACAATTTAACACAaaaatacatagaagggaaaCAAATGAAGACTGAAGAATCTCCGGAATATTATCCGGCATCGGAACCGACAACTCCAGTAAGGGAAGAATTTCCTGGGTGTTACAATTTCCAGTTTTCATTAGCCAATCAGGAATCTACCAAACATCGGGTT TATTCTCCATCATTGAGAAAAGTATTCATCAACATGGATGAAACACTGCCATTACGTTTTTTTTGGGATCCATCTGATGATGGTTTATATTTGCGCACTACTATGGTTTTCAGTTTAGATCAATATGCGAGCGATCCAGTCAGAAGGTGTCATAATCATATGGCATTAAACAATACAAACAATCGAGATTATGATCCAAGAGTAATCAAACATGTCGTTCGTTGTCTGGATCTTTCGAGCATGTACGAAGAAAGAAATGAGCATTTGTCTGTACTGACTCCTCTTCGTACACCTCAACCCGGGTCACAATATGTCCcaatgaattttaaatttttatgtaaGAACAGTTGTCCATCCGGCATGAATCGCAGACCGACAGATTTAATTTTTACTTTGGAGGACCATAAGAGAACAGTACTGGGCAGGCGCATACTTTCTGTCAGGGTTTGCAGTTGTCCAAAAAGAGACAAAAAGAAGGAGGAATCAGAGATTACAGACTCACAACCTGACATTAAAAAAAGGAAGCTTTGTTTACCTGTTGCTAAAAAGGTAATGCCATCTTGTGATACGCATGTCTTTAatgttcaattaaaaataattggaaaagAGAACTATTTAGCGGTATTAAAGTATGCGTATGACATCATGGCCGGCCAAGCCGCGCGAACTGGCCAGtacgaattttttaaaccatatATGGATGACATATTGCACGAAACTCcataa